Proteins encoded together in one Buteo buteo chromosome 26, bButBut1.hap1.1, whole genome shotgun sequence window:
- the PLEKHG7 gene encoding pleckstrin homology domain-containing family G member 7, translated as MQQPSSDYSPDPVKETYISVELLNREADLHKENVALSGSSSPEDVFGSCASRAVSVCRDTTTPPGDCVQRRGYTESSLLNLPAEEYIGSYHAPFQFDRHALARISTSPTLRRLRMASASQALSFQDASDAAQPGNQKEYTGSLHHICKSPPRCTTTSSLSLPSCIHAKLLSSKAKAETTIADPESAGTRSKLPSQKDLLSNGSPNETRQNSWKANSATLPRRLPQPSPTPQEGAQKSGFPIQRSAERRRSSVVVSLPGLEVFPGDLLVSDSAMDHLPTTALLLSAESKKPRWPFAKRGVGKDKQKQASDLENCLSTIKIIDCSTCEFFCFKSKSWHEFIKEQQTEQKDADSRLEVKKEAAVWELFTSECTYFLDHLLVLKTVFMNTLKYLQSNEFLLDVDLWRLFANLEELNKISHSFLKTFFETVKEHVSKSDSPMDFSSILRKFFQGDLCQTHQIYCLNYTSAVFYLENLRQREDFGIYLKWCEQNEQCKRLHLPELLVAPLHRLTRYPLLLDNIWKRSADETEKSFIWSLKEKVEKSIRDLEGKVKWLDNFQKFRQLQEVIIWPQVWDRDKRFFVPECLKQSIRENNSSENILSSANRLLLHEGRLTLAESTRLLDAYLFLFDDLLLITKIKRNKKKYGGSDTSLIPVCPSLTPELQSFIREGGFCTVLDQPIPLDRLILKNVDPIHVTVFSLRNAFLIQHENRYRQCIAVFLLQAQTETAKKTWMSQIETAISNYTAHHETKKSTFCFPAESSEI; from the exons ATGCAACAACCAAGCTCTGATTATTCGCCAGACCCGGTCAAAGAAACCTACATCAGCGTGGAACTTCTAAACAGGGAAGCTGATcttcataaagaaaatgttgctttgTCTGGAAGCAGCAGTCCAGAAGACGTCTTCGGTTCCTGCGCATCGCGGGCGGTATCGGTTTGTAGGGACACCACCACGCCCCCAGGGGACTGCGTTCAAAGACGAGGTTACACAGAGTCTTCGCTTCTCAACCTTCCCGCAGAGGAGTACATTGGGAGCTACCACGCACCTTTCCAGTTTGACCGGCATGCTCTGGCCAGAATTTCCACTTCCCCAACTTTAAGACGCCTGAGGATGGCCTCTGCCTCACAAGCGCTGTCGTTTCAGGACGCCTCTGACGCAGCTCAGCCGGGGAATCAAAAGGAATACACCGGCTCTCTCCACCACATTTGTAAGAGTCCACCTCGGTGCACTACAACGTCCTCGTTGTCATTGCCTTCTTGCATCCACGCAAAACTACTGTCTTCCAAAGCCAAGGCTGAGACAACTATAGCAGACCCAGAGTCTGCCGGCACCAGATCAAAGCTGCCAAGCCAAAAAGATCTTCTCAGCAATGGCAGTCCCAATGAGACGCGCCAAAACTCTTGGAAAGCCAACTCTGCTACGCTCCCCAGGAgactcccccagcccagccctacACCACAGGAGGGTGCCCAG aagagtgGATTTCCTATACAAAG GTCGGCCGAGCGCAGGCGTAGCTCCGTGGTGGTGAGTCTGCCGGGACTCGAGGTGTTCCCCGGAGACCTCCTGGTGTCAGACAGCGCCATGGACCACCTCCCCACCACGGCCCTCCTGCTAAGCGCAG AGTCCAAAAAGCCAAGGTGGCCATTTGCCAAAAGAGGAGTT GGTAAAGACAAACAGAAGCAAGCATCTGATCTGGAAAACTGTCTTTCAACCATTAAGATCATAGACTGCAGCACATGtgaatttttctgctttaag AGTAAATCTTGGCATGAATTTATAAAAGAGCAACAGACTGAGCAGAAAGATGCCGACAGCCGGttagaagtgaaaaaagaagcagcagtgtgGGAACTTTTCACAAGTGAATGCACTTACTTTCTGGATCATTTGCTGGTTCTCAAGACG gtATTTATGAACACTCTAAAATACCTGCAGAGTAATGAATTTCTCTTGGATGTGGATTTGTGGAGACTTTTTGCAAACTTAGAGGAGTTAAACAAG ATAAGtcacagttttctgaaaactttttttgaaaCTGTAAAGGAGCACGTCAGCAAGTCAGACTCTCCTATGGATTTCAGCTCCATACTCAGAAAG tttttccagGGTGACCTCTGCCAGACACACCAGATTTATTGCCTTAATTATACCTCCGCTGTCTTCTACTTGGAAAACCTGAGACAGAGAGAAGATTTTGGCATCTACCTGAAA TGGTGCGAACAAAACGAACAGTGCAAGAGGCTGCATCTGCCGGAGCTGCTGGTCGCTCCTTTGCATCGCCTGACGCGCTACCCGCTCCTCCTTGACAACATCTGGAAGAGGAGCGCTGACgaaacagagaaaagctttATCTGGTCCCTCAAAGAGAAGGTGGAAAAGTCCATAC GGGATCTGGAAGGCAAAGTCAAGTGGTTGGACAACTTTCAGAAGTTCAGGCAGCTGCAAGAGGTCATAATTTGGCCTCAGGTCTGGGATCGTGACAAGAGATTCTTTGTTCCAGAG TGTTTGAAGCAAAGCATCAGAGAAAAcaacagcagtgaaaacattttgtcttcAGCGAACAGACTTCTCCTTCATGAAGGGAGACTAACGCTAGCAG AAAGCACAAGACTCCTTGATGCCTACCTCTTCCTATTCGATGATCTCCTATTAATTACCAAAATTAAACGTAACAAAAAG AAATACGGGGGCTCAGACACCAGCTTAATCCCTGTCTGTCCTTCCCTCACTCCTGAGCTGCAGTCCTTCATAAGGGAGGGAGGATTTTGCACAGTCCTAGACCAGCCCATCCCGCTAGACAGACTGATACTGAAAAACGTTGACCCCATCCACGTTACAG TCTTCAGCCTGCGAAATGCCTTCCTAATACAGCATGAAAATAGGTATCGTCAGTGCATAGCAGTTTTCTTGCTACAAGCTCAGACAGAGACTGCCAAG AAAACATGGATGTCACAGATAGAAACGGCAATCTCCAATTACACCGCACATCATGAAACCAAGAAAAGCActttctgcttcccagctgAATCCTCTGAAATTTAA